A window of the Immundisolibacter sp. genome harbors these coding sequences:
- a CDS encoding phage integrase N-terminal SAM-like domain-containing protein, translating to MSDKLGPAHERCSCRSVGAPAPRLLDQLRDGVRLKHYSLRTERASAQWVKRYIYFHGRRHLAGLGAAVRRASGPPCPASAICCRRRRT from the coding sequence ATGTCCGATAAGCTGGGGCCTGCACATGAACGCTGCTCCTGCCGATCCGTCGGCGCCCCGGCCCCCAGGCTGCTCGATCAGCTTCGGGATGGCGTTCGGTTGAAGCACTACAGCTTGCGTACCGAACGTGCGTCAGCTCAGTGGGTGAAAAGATACATCTACTTTCACGGCAGGCGCCACCTGGCGGGGCTGGGCGCAGCCGTCAGGCGGGCGTCAGGCCCGCCATGTCCAGCATCAGCCATTTGCTGCCGGCGCCGGCGAACTTGA
- the uvrD gene encoding DNA helicase II has product MSMSLERQIDRLNPPQREAVTDPGQTALVLAGAGSGKTRVLTHRIAWLIEVERAAPLEILAVTFTNKAAAEMRERIGQLVPLPPRGMWVGTFHGIAHRLLRAHWREAGLSETFQILDSDDQQRLIKRLLKELGDDTLKPAQVAAFINARKDEGQRARHVDTQGFADRAVLAELYRRYEAACERGGMVDFGELLLRSNELWVQQPVLRDHYRRRFRHILVDEFQDTNALQYAWLRNLAGPDTSLFAVGDDDQAIYGWRGAKVENMREFERQFPNVKVVRLEQNYRSTGTILAAANALIAHNRERLGKNLWSDAGSGEPIRLYAAYNEQDEARFVVEQIEAWAAAGNPRAETAILYRSNAQSRAFEEALMVRRIKYRVYGGQRFFDRAEIRDALAYLRLIANPADDTAFERVINQPPRGIGDKTLDTLRGEARASGLPMWEVLTRLLQGGGLTGRTAAALGGFAELIQSLRAACQGQALMDQALIAIRDSGLKDHHAKDVDGRGEGRVENLDELVNAASLFVNEEEDLDDLTAFLSHAALEAGDAQGEAGADCVQLMTLHSAKGLEFRQVFLVGVEEGLFPSQRSIDDPARLEEERRLCYVGLTRARERLYVSYAESRRIHGETRPAMASRFIEEIPAEHLTEVRLRGTVDRPVSARPAGGVERGSYGHGGSRSDWSPGRRDGGGRADLQPPPRRVSAWNDPPKAPDSDSGLWVGQRVRHGKFGEGVITDLEGQGPRTRVQVKFAGAGSKWLMLDMAGLTPA; this is encoded by the coding sequence ATGAGCATGAGTCTCGAACGCCAGATCGACCGCCTGAACCCGCCGCAGCGCGAGGCCGTCACCGACCCCGGCCAGACCGCCCTGGTGCTGGCCGGCGCCGGCAGCGGCAAGACCCGCGTGCTGACGCACCGCATCGCCTGGCTGATCGAGGTCGAGCGTGCCGCGCCGCTGGAGATTCTGGCCGTCACCTTCACCAACAAGGCCGCGGCCGAGATGCGCGAGCGCATCGGCCAGCTGGTACCGCTGCCGCCGCGGGGCATGTGGGTGGGCACGTTTCACGGCATCGCCCACCGCCTGCTGCGCGCCCACTGGCGCGAGGCCGGCCTGTCGGAAACCTTCCAGATCCTGGACTCCGACGACCAGCAGCGGCTGATCAAGCGCCTGCTCAAGGAGCTGGGCGACGACACGCTCAAGCCAGCCCAGGTTGCCGCCTTCATCAACGCCCGCAAGGACGAGGGCCAGCGCGCCCGCCACGTGGACACGCAAGGCTTTGCCGACCGCGCCGTGCTGGCCGAGCTGTACCGCCGCTACGAGGCCGCCTGCGAGCGCGGCGGCATGGTGGACTTTGGCGAACTGCTGCTGCGCTCGAACGAGCTGTGGGTGCAGCAACCGGTGCTGCGCGACCACTACCGGCGGCGCTTCCGCCACATCCTGGTCGACGAGTTCCAGGACACCAACGCCCTGCAGTACGCCTGGCTGCGCAACCTCGCCGGGCCGGACACCAGCCTGTTCGCGGTCGGCGACGACGACCAGGCCATCTACGGCTGGCGCGGCGCCAAGGTGGAGAACATGCGCGAGTTCGAGCGCCAGTTCCCGAACGTCAAGGTCGTCCGCCTGGAACAGAACTACCGCTCCACCGGCACCATCCTGGCCGCCGCCAATGCCCTGATCGCCCACAACCGCGAGCGCCTGGGCAAGAACCTGTGGTCCGACGCCGGCAGCGGCGAGCCGATCCGCCTGTACGCCGCCTACAACGAGCAGGACGAGGCCCGCTTCGTGGTCGAGCAGATCGAGGCCTGGGCCGCCGCCGGCAACCCGCGCGCCGAAACGGCCATCCTGTACCGCTCCAATGCCCAGTCGCGTGCCTTCGAGGAAGCGCTCATGGTGCGGCGCATCAAGTACCGCGTGTACGGCGGCCAGCGCTTCTTCGACCGGGCCGAGATTCGCGATGCACTGGCGTACCTGCGCCTGATCGCCAACCCGGCCGACGACACCGCCTTCGAGCGCGTCATCAACCAGCCGCCGCGCGGCATCGGCGACAAAACCCTCGACACCCTGCGTGGCGAAGCCCGTGCCAGCGGCCTGCCGATGTGGGAGGTCCTGACCCGGCTGCTGCAGGGCGGCGGCCTGACCGGCCGCACGGCGGCGGCGCTGGGCGGCTTTGCGGAATTGATCCAGAGCCTGCGCGCCGCCTGCCAGGGCCAGGCGCTGATGGATCAGGCGCTGATCGCCATCCGCGACAGCGGCCTCAAGGACCACCACGCCAAGGACGTGGACGGCCGCGGCGAAGGCCGGGTCGAGAACCTGGACGAACTGGTCAACGCCGCCAGCCTGTTCGTGAACGAGGAAGAAGACCTCGACGACCTGACCGCGTTCCTGAGCCATGCCGCGCTCGAAGCCGGCGACGCCCAGGGCGAGGCCGGCGCCGACTGCGTGCAGCTCATGACCCTGCACTCCGCCAAGGGCCTGGAATTCCGCCAGGTGTTCCTGGTCGGCGTGGAGGAGGGGCTGTTCCCGAGCCAGCGCTCCATCGACGACCCGGCGCGCCTGGAGGAAGAGCGCCGCCTGTGCTACGTCGGCCTCACCCGCGCCCGCGAGCGGCTGTACGTGAGCTACGCCGAGAGCCGGCGCATCCACGGCGAGACCCGCCCGGCCATGGCCTCGCGCTTCATCGAGGAAATCCCGGCCGAACACCTGACCGAAGTGCGCCTGCGCGGCACCGTCGACCGACCGGTGAGCGCCCGTCCGGCCGGTGGCGTCGAACGGGGCAGTTACGGCCACGGCGGATCGCGTTCGGACTGGAGCCCCGGCCGCCGCGACGGCGGCGGACGTGCCGACCTGCAACCACCACCGCGCCGCGTCAGCGCCTGGAACGATCCACCCAAGGCACCCGACAGCGACAGCGGCCTGTGGGTAGGCCAGCGCGTGCGGCACGGCAAGTTCGGCGAAGGCGTCATCACCGATCTGGAAGGCCAAGGCCCGCGCACCCGCGTGCAGGTCAAGTTCGCCGGCGCCGGCAGCAAATGGCTGATGCTGGACATGGCGGGCCTGACGCCCGCCTGA
- a CDS encoding M48 family metalloprotease, whose protein sequence is MRKFLTVTGLCLTLAACATNPVSGRREMALMSEAQEISIGREMHPKVLQQYGQYEDPALQAYVQGVGEKLAAHSHRSNLIYRFTVVDSTDINAFALPGGYIYITRGLLAYLGSEAEMAGVLGHEIGHVTARHAVRQYTAATAAQLGMTLGSIFVPGLGSNVGQNVMGVLGQAMLSGYGREHELESDGLGAEYLARAGYDPQAILDVLRTLKAQGDYAAAQAKAEGRQPQSYHGLFASHPDEDTRLKEVLTKASFLAPDKPADNGRQAFLKHIDGLVFGDSAAQGIRRGNRFYHRDLDFALEFPAGWRLENRPDRLLAVAPGGKAQAQLTSQDLNQRETPREFMIRRLGIKNPAGEEISPGGLPGYTAPLKIQGRPGRVSVIFHRNQAYVLASVALDGADSQAVDAAMRQTALGFHPLRDDEKALAEPLRLRLKPAVAGDTYARLAQGSRLPGDAQAQLRLLNGHYPQGEPKPGDILKIVE, encoded by the coding sequence ATGCGCAAGTTCCTCACCGTCACCGGTCTGTGTCTGACACTCGCCGCCTGCGCCACCAACCCGGTCAGCGGCCGGCGCGAGATGGCGCTGATGTCCGAGGCGCAGGAAATCTCCATCGGTCGCGAGATGCACCCGAAGGTGCTCCAGCAGTACGGCCAGTACGAAGACCCGGCGCTGCAAGCCTACGTGCAGGGCGTGGGCGAGAAGCTCGCCGCCCACAGCCACCGCAGCAACCTGATCTACCGCTTCACGGTGGTCGATTCCACCGACATCAACGCCTTCGCGCTGCCCGGCGGCTACATCTACATCACCCGCGGCCTGCTGGCGTACCTGGGCAGCGAGGCCGAGATGGCCGGCGTGCTCGGGCACGAAATCGGCCACGTCACGGCCCGCCATGCGGTGCGCCAGTACACCGCGGCCACCGCCGCGCAATTGGGCATGACGCTGGGCAGCATCTTCGTGCCGGGTCTGGGCAGCAATGTGGGCCAGAACGTCATGGGCGTGCTCGGGCAGGCCATGCTCAGCGGCTATGGGCGCGAGCACGAACTCGAATCCGACGGCCTGGGCGCCGAATACCTGGCCCGCGCCGGCTACGACCCGCAGGCCATCCTGGACGTGCTGCGCACGCTCAAGGCGCAGGGCGATTACGCCGCCGCGCAGGCCAAGGCCGAAGGCCGCCAGCCGCAGTCCTACCACGGTCTGTTCGCAAGCCACCCGGACGAGGACACGCGCCTGAAGGAAGTGCTCACCAAGGCATCCTTCCTGGCCCCCGACAAGCCGGCCGACAATGGCCGCCAGGCGTTCCTTAAGCACATCGACGGCCTGGTGTTCGGCGACAGCGCGGCGCAGGGCATCCGCCGCGGCAATCGCTTTTATCACCGCGACCTGGACTTCGCTCTCGAATTCCCGGCCGGTTGGCGGCTGGAGAACCGGCCCGATCGGCTGCTCGCCGTCGCCCCCGGCGGCAAGGCCCAGGCGCAGCTGACCAGCCAGGATCTCAACCAGCGCGAGACGCCGCGCGAGTTCATGATCCGTCGCCTGGGCATCAAGAACCCAGCCGGCGAGGAAATCAGCCCCGGCGGGCTGCCCGGCTACACCGCGCCGCTGAAAATCCAGGGCCGGCCCGGCCGCGTCAGCGTCATCTTTCATCGCAACCAGGCCTATGTGCTGGCCAGCGTGGCGCTGGACGGGGCGGACAGCCAGGCGGTCGACGCGGCCATGCGTCAGACGGCGCTGGGATTTCACCCGCTGCGCGACGACGAGAAGGCGCTGGCCGAGCCGCTGCGCCTGCGCCTGAAACCCGCCGTGGCCGGCGACACCTACGCCCGCCTGGCCCAAGGTTCGCGCCTGCCCGGCGATGCCCAGGCCCAACTTCGGCTGCTGAACGGCCACTATCCGCAGGGCGAACCGAAGCCCGGCGACATCCTGAAAATCGTGGAATGA
- a CDS encoding thermonuclease family protein encodes MAGYYDGDTLRLVDDRRVRLLGIDTPEMNYRKGTPQPLAQRALQRTQSLLPKGGPVRLARDRQAQDRYGRLLAHAYTPDGTSVEETLLREGLAVSFIMPPNVALADCLLAAERQARVARRGLWALPDYQPQAAGKVPADGRYRLVRGRVTSALQRGDWVLLKLDRRVQLRIARADWTGFEPADHLAWRGRDVIARGKIQSRNGAAQMRLWHPAQIELSK; translated from the coding sequence GTGGCCGGGTACTACGATGGCGACACGCTGCGCCTGGTCGATGACCGCCGCGTGCGCTTGCTGGGCATCGACACGCCCGAGATGAACTACCGCAAGGGCACGCCGCAGCCGCTGGCGCAGCGCGCCTTGCAGCGCACGCAAAGCTTGTTGCCCAAGGGCGGGCCGGTGCGTCTGGCGCGCGACCGGCAGGCACAGGACCGCTACGGCCGGCTGCTGGCGCATGCCTATACCCCGGACGGCACCAGCGTGGAGGAAACCCTGCTGCGCGAGGGACTCGCGGTGAGCTTCATCATGCCGCCGAACGTCGCCCTGGCGGACTGCCTGCTGGCTGCCGAGCGGCAGGCCCGCGTGGCCCGCCGCGGCCTGTGGGCCTTGCCCGACTACCAGCCGCAGGCGGCCGGCAAGGTCCCGGCCGACGGCCGCTATCGTCTGGTGCGCGGCCGGGTCACCAGCGCCCTGCAGCGTGGCGACTGGGTACTGCTGAAGCTCGACAGGCGCGTGCAGCTGCGCATCGCGCGCGCCGACTGGACAGGCTTCGAACCGGCCGATCACCTGGCCTGGCGTGGCCGGGATGTGATCGCGCGGGGCAAAATCCAGTCCCGAAACGGCGCTGCTCAGATGCGTTTGTGGCACCCGGCGCAGATCGAACTGTCCAAGTAG
- the rpmE gene encoding 50S ribosomal protein L31 codes for MKPDIHPKYEEVTVTCSCGNTFQTRSALAKPELAIDVCSSCHPFYTGKQKVGDRRGRVERFKRRYGMA; via the coding sequence ATGAAACCCGATATCCATCCCAAGTACGAAGAAGTCACCGTCACCTGCAGCTGCGGCAACACCTTCCAGACCCGTTCCGCGCTGGCCAAGCCGGAGCTGGCAATCGACGTGTGTTCGAGCTGCCACCCGTTCTACACCGGCAAGCAGAAGGTCGGCGACCGCCGCGGCCGAGTGGAGCGCTTCAAGCGCCGCTACGGCATGGCGTGA
- a CDS encoding malate dehydrogenase gives MKTPVRIAVTGCAGQIGYALLFRIAAGDMLGPDQPVILHLLEVTPAMKTLEGVVMELRDCAFPLLADIVATDDPAVGFKDADYAILVGARPRGPGMERKDLLEANGAIFTVQGKALNDHASRGVKVLVVGNPANTNALIAMRSAPDLDPRQFTAMMRLDHNRAISQLAAKTGSSVPAIRRMTVWGNHSSTQYPDISHALVDGRPAPELVDQAWLETDFIPTVQQRGAAIIAARGASSAASAASAAIDHMRSWALGTADGDWVSMGIPSDGSYGIPDGIIYSYPVTCRDGRYEIVQNLPISAFSRARMDATARELLEEREAVQHLL, from the coding sequence GTGAAGACCCCCGTCCGCATCGCTGTCACCGGCTGCGCTGGCCAGATCGGCTACGCGCTGCTGTTCCGCATCGCCGCCGGCGACATGCTCGGCCCCGACCAGCCGGTTATCCTGCATTTGCTGGAAGTCACGCCGGCCATGAAGACCCTGGAAGGCGTCGTCATGGAACTGCGCGACTGCGCCTTCCCGCTGCTGGCCGATATCGTGGCCACCGATGATCCGGCGGTCGGCTTCAAGGATGCCGACTACGCCATCCTGGTCGGCGCCCGCCCGCGCGGTCCGGGCATGGAGCGCAAGGACCTGCTGGAGGCCAACGGCGCCATCTTCACCGTGCAGGGCAAGGCCCTGAACGACCACGCCAGCCGCGGCGTGAAGGTGCTGGTGGTCGGTAACCCGGCCAACACCAACGCGCTGATCGCCATGCGCAGCGCACCGGACCTGGACCCGCGTCAGTTCACGGCCATGATGCGCCTGGACCACAATCGCGCCATCAGCCAGCTGGCCGCCAAGACCGGCTCGTCGGTGCCGGCCATCCGCCGCATGACCGTGTGGGGCAACCACTCGTCCACGCAGTACCCGGACATTTCGCACGCGCTGGTCGATGGCCGTCCGGCGCCGGAACTGGTCGATCAGGCCTGGCTGGAGACCGATTTCATCCCCACCGTGCAGCAGCGCGGCGCCGCCATCATCGCCGCCCGCGGTGCGTCGAGTGCGGCTTCGGCTGCGTCGGCAGCCATCGATCATATGCGCAGCTGGGCGCTGGGTACCGCCGACGGCGACTGGGTCAGCATGGGCATTCCCAGCGACGGCAGCTACGGCATCCCGGACGGCATCATCTATTCCTATCCGGTGACCTGCCGCGACGGGCGTTACGAGATCGTGCAGAACCTCCCCATCAGCGCCTTCAGCCGCGCCCGCATGGATGCCACCGCCCGGGAGCTGCTGGAAGAACGCGAGGCCGTCCAGCACCTGCTGTGA
- the rho gene encoding transcription termination factor Rho, which yields MNLTALKQTPVAELVAMAQESRLEGASRQRKEEIIFALLKAHARKGEDIFGEGVMEMLPDGYGFLRSNTNSYLASLDDIYVSPSQIRRFGLRTGDTISGKIRPPKDGERYFALLKIDELNFEPLEAARNKILFENLTPLFADERFTLERGNGTTEDITPRIIDMVAPIGKGQRGLIVSPPKAGKTMMLQSVAHSLAINHPEIYLMVLLIDERPEEVTEMRRTVRGEVIASTFDEAATRHVQVADMVIEKAKRLVEHKRDVVILLDSITRLARAYNTVIPSSGKVLTGGVDAHALDKPKKFFGAARNIEEGGSLTIIATTLVETGSRMDDVIYEEFKGTGNMEIHLERKIAERRIFPAININRSGTRREELLMKPDEVQKVWILRRLLASMDEVAAMEFLLERLKNTKSNAEFFASMKA from the coding sequence ATGAATCTGACCGCGCTGAAACAAACGCCGGTGGCCGAGCTGGTGGCCATGGCCCAGGAATCGCGTCTGGAAGGGGCCTCCCGCCAGCGCAAGGAAGAAATCATCTTCGCCCTGCTCAAGGCCCACGCCCGCAAGGGCGAGGACATCTTCGGCGAAGGCGTGATGGAAATGCTGCCGGACGGCTACGGCTTCCTGCGCTCGAACACCAATTCCTACCTAGCCAGCCTGGATGACATCTACGTCTCGCCCAGTCAGATTCGCCGCTTCGGCCTGCGTACCGGCGACACCATCTCCGGCAAGATTCGTCCGCCCAAGGACGGCGAGCGCTACTTCGCGCTGCTCAAGATCGACGAGCTGAACTTCGAGCCGCTGGAAGCGGCCCGCAACAAGATTCTGTTCGAGAACCTCACGCCCCTGTTCGCCGACGAGCGCTTCACGCTCGAGCGCGGCAACGGCACCACCGAGGACATCACCCCGCGCATCATCGACATGGTGGCGCCAATCGGCAAAGGCCAGCGCGGCCTGATCGTGTCGCCGCCCAAGGCCGGCAAGACCATGATGTTGCAGTCGGTTGCCCACTCGCTGGCGATCAACCACCCCGAGATTTACCTCATGGTGCTGCTGATCGACGAGCGGCCCGAGGAAGTGACCGAAATGCGCCGCACGGTGCGCGGCGAGGTCATCGCCAGCACCTTCGACGAAGCCGCCACGCGCCACGTGCAGGTGGCCGACATGGTGATCGAGAAGGCCAAGCGCCTGGTCGAGCACAAGCGCGACGTGGTGATCCTGCTCGATTCCATCACCCGCCTGGCGCGCGCCTACAACACCGTGATCCCGTCCTCGGGCAAGGTGCTGACCGGCGGCGTCGACGCGCACGCCCTGGACAAGCCGAAGAAATTCTTCGGCGCCGCGCGCAACATCGAGGAAGGCGGCAGCCTGACCATCATCGCCACCACGCTGGTCGAGACCGGCTCGCGCATGGACGACGTGATCTACGAGGAGTTCAAGGGAACCGGCAACATGGAAATCCACCTCGAACGCAAGATCGCCGAGCGGCGCATCTTCCCGGCCATCAACATCAACCGCTCCGGCACCCGCCGCGAGGAGCTGCTGATGAAGCCGGACGAAGTGCAAAAAGTCTGGATCCTGCGCCGCCTGCTGGCCTCCATGGACGAGGTGGCGGCCATGGAATTCCTGCTCGAGCGCCTCAAGAACACCAAGAGCAACGCCGAATTCTTCGCCTCCATGAAGGCCTGA
- the trxA gene encoding thioredoxin TrxA, with the protein MSEHVKHISDDSFEQDVLQAPGPVLVDYWAEWCGPCKMIAPVLDEVGKEYAGRLTVAKLNVDENPKTPPRYGIRGIPTLMLFKGGNVEATKVGALSKSQLTAWLDSNL; encoded by the coding sequence ATGAGCGAACACGTCAAGCACATTTCTGACGACTCCTTCGAGCAGGATGTCCTGCAGGCCCCCGGGCCGGTTCTGGTGGATTACTGGGCAGAATGGTGTGGCCCGTGCAAGATGATCGCGCCGGTGCTGGACGAGGTCGGCAAGGAATACGCCGGGCGCCTGACGGTGGCCAAGCTGAACGTGGACGAGAACCCCAAGACCCCGCCGCGCTACGGCATTCGCGGCATTCCGACCCTGATGCTGTTCAAGGGTGGCAACGTGGAGGCCACCAAGGTCGGTGCTTTGTCGAAGTCGCAGCTCACCGCGTGGCTGGACAGCAATCTCTGA
- a CDS encoding YifB family Mg chelatase-like AAA ATPase → MSLATLRSRAQFGIDAPPVTIEAHLTGGLPALAIVGLPETAVREARDRVRSALLNSGFEFPARRVTINLAPADLPKEGGRFDLGIALAILAASGQLPPACLEGYEFIGELGLGGELRPVRGVLPVALQAQRAGARLVLPQANAAEAALAPDLTAYGAEHLLAVCGHLTGNAPLAQAQRALPQDGTSVPDLADVRGQPAARRALEIAAAGGHSLLMLGPPGAGKTMLATRLPGILPPLTEQEALETAAVQSISAGGFDVRHWGQRPVRAPHHTASAAALAGGGTTPRPGEISLAHHGVLFLDELPEFDRQVLEVLREPLESGHISIARAALKAEFPARFQLVAAMNPCPCGYLGDAGGRCRCTPEQVRRYRGRLSGPLLDRIDLHVELPPVAHELLLAQEHAGAEPSAAVRERVQAAQQRQFARSGCLNARLDPAGLRRHARLTESQQQFLARAIGALGLSARATHRVLRIARTCADLAGSDALDMPHLAEALQYRLLDRRPHSAY, encoded by the coding sequence ATGTCGCTGGCGACCCTGCGCAGCCGCGCCCAGTTCGGCATCGACGCGCCGCCGGTCACCATCGAGGCGCACCTGACCGGCGGCCTGCCGGCGCTGGCCATCGTCGGCCTGCCGGAAACCGCCGTGCGCGAGGCCAGGGACCGCGTGCGCAGCGCGCTGCTGAACAGCGGTTTCGAGTTCCCGGCCCGGCGCGTCACCATCAACCTCGCCCCGGCCGACCTGCCCAAGGAAGGCGGACGTTTCGATCTGGGTATCGCGCTGGCCATCCTGGCCGCCTCCGGCCAGTTGCCACCGGCCTGCCTGGAAGGCTACGAGTTCATCGGTGAGCTCGGCCTGGGCGGCGAACTGCGTCCGGTGCGTGGCGTGTTGCCGGTGGCCTTGCAGGCACAGCGCGCCGGTGCCCGCCTGGTGCTGCCACAGGCCAACGCGGCCGAGGCGGCCCTGGCGCCGGACCTCACCGCCTACGGTGCCGAGCACCTGCTGGCGGTGTGCGGCCACCTGACCGGCAATGCGCCGCTTGCGCAAGCGCAGCGCGCCTTGCCGCAGGACGGCACCAGCGTGCCCGATCTGGCCGACGTGCGCGGTCAGCCCGCTGCGCGCCGGGCGCTCGAAATCGCCGCCGCCGGGGGTCACAGCCTGCTGATGCTGGGCCCGCCCGGTGCCGGCAAGACCATGCTGGCCACGCGCCTGCCGGGCATCCTGCCGCCGCTGACCGAGCAGGAGGCGCTCGAGACGGCCGCCGTGCAATCGATCAGCGCCGGCGGTTTCGATGTTCGCCACTGGGGTCAGCGGCCGGTGCGCGCGCCGCACCACACGGCCTCCGCGGCGGCACTGGCCGGCGGCGGTACTACGCCGCGGCCGGGCGAGATCTCGCTGGCCCACCACGGCGTGCTGTTCCTGGACGAGCTGCCGGAGTTCGACCGCCAGGTGCTGGAAGTGCTGCGCGAGCCGCTGGAGTCCGGGCACATCAGCATTGCCCGGGCGGCGCTGAAAGCCGAATTCCCGGCCCGTTTTCAGCTGGTGGCGGCCATGAATCCGTGCCCCTGCGGATATCTGGGCGATGCCGGCGGCCGCTGTCGCTGCACCCCGGAGCAGGTGCGCCGTTACCGCGGCCGGCTGTCCGGACCGCTGCTGGACCGCATCGACCTGCACGTGGAGCTGCCGCCGGTTGCGCACGAGCTGTTGCTGGCGCAGGAGCACGCCGGCGCCGAGCCGTCGGCCGCAGTGCGCGAGCGCGTGCAGGCGGCGCAGCAGCGCCAGTTCGCCCGCAGTGGCTGCCTGAACGCGCGTCTGGACCCGGCCGGCCTGCGCCGGCATGCGCGGCTGACCGAGTCGCAGCAGCAGTTCCTGGCGCGGGCCATCGGCGCCCTGGGCCTGTCCGCGCGTGCCACGCACCGGGTGCTACGCATTGCCCGCACCTGTGCCGATCTTGCCGGCAGTGACGCGCTCGACATGCCGCACCTGGCCGAGGCGCTGCAGTACCGCTTGCTCGATCGGCGGCCCCATAGCGCGTATTGA
- a CDS encoding accessory factor UbiK family protein translates to MTDSVPPSPLHWLHGIASELEGLRTVTVQRLSQRLGLPSREEFEVQRALLEDARERLARVQAQVEALAARLDGSP, encoded by the coding sequence ATGACCGATTCCGTGCCACCTTCGCCGCTGCACTGGCTGCACGGCATTGCCAGCGAACTGGAGGGCCTTCGCACTGTGACGGTGCAGCGCCTGAGCCAGCGACTTGGTTTGCCGAGTCGGGAGGAATTCGAGGTGCAGCGCGCGCTGCTGGAGGATGCCCGCGAGCGCCTGGCCCGGGTGCAGGCACAGGTCGAGGCCCTCGCCGCCCGTCTCGACGGCAGTCCCTGA
- a CDS encoding P-II family nitrogen regulator codes for MKMVCAVIKPFKLDDVREALSGVGVQGITVTEVKGFGRQKGHTELYRGAEYVVDFLPKVKIEVAVDETDVDRVIEAITNSANTGKIGDGKIFVYDLGQVIRIRTGETGADAL; via the coding sequence ATGAAGATGGTCTGTGCGGTGATCAAGCCGTTCAAGCTTGACGATGTGCGCGAGGCGCTGTCGGGGGTCGGGGTGCAAGGCATCACGGTCACCGAGGTGAAAGGGTTCGGTCGCCAGAAAGGGCATACCGAACTTTATCGCGGCGCCGAATATGTCGTGGATTTCCTGCCCAAGGTAAAAATCGAGGTCGCGGTCGACGAGACGGACGTCGACCGTGTCATCGAGGCGATCACCAACTCTGCCAACACCGGCAAGATTGGTGACGGCAAGATTTTCGTCTATGACCTAGGGCAGGTCATCCGTATTCGTACCGGCGAGACCGGTGCCGACGCGCTGTAG